The following proteins are encoded in a genomic region of Alphaproteobacteria bacterium:
- a CDS encoding pyruvate, phosphate dikinase, giving the protein MTKWVYSFGDGKAEGDASMRNLLGGKGANLAEMSKIGIPVPLGLTITTEVCTYYYKNDCSYPKELEAELEQAIKNIEDNLGKKFGDKENPLLVSVRSGARASMPGMMDTVLNLGINAEIADSIAKKTGNARFAYDSYRRFIQMYADVVLNVDHFEFEQILADKKRVKSVTEDIDLKAEDLKELAEEFKEKVEEITGNVFPEDAKEQLWGAISAVFDSWMTDRAITYRKLNEIPQEWGTAVNVQSMVFGNMGDDCATGVAFTRDPSTGEKLFYGEYLINAQGEDVVAGIRTPCPITLDLKNKQNSELLAMEEALPNLYQELVVLYKKLEAHYCDMQDIEFTIENNKLWILQTRSGKRTAKASIKIASDMLKEGLISEEEALLRIDPLAIDQLLHPTLDPNDKKEVITKGLPASPGAAVGKIVFSAEDAEHFKLKKEDVILVRIETSPEDISGMHASQGILTARGGMTSHAAVVARGMGKPCVSGAGDLKIDQKSKTLQIKDFTFKEGDYLTINGATGEVMPGKVKTIEANLSDDFNQIMILADKYRRLQIRTNAETPVDCAKAIKFGAEGIGLCRTEHMFFEGDRIVAVREMILANNLEGRKHALAKLLPMQIKDFTQIFAIMENKAVNIRLLDPPLHEFLPHTESEIAEVARVSGMEESKLKDRMKLLSESNPMLGHRGCRLGITYPEIYEMQARAIFVAAITSKTKANIEIMVPLIFSARELKILKEIILNVAKEVLTEYKAELNFKIGTMIELPRAALRAGEIAEEAEYFSFGTNDLTQTTYGMSRDDSSSFISEYIEKKIIEQDPFVRLDEDGVGELLKIAAERGRKTRSNIKLGICGEHGGDPKSIELCDKLGFDYVSCSPYRVPIARLAASISAIKNKKLN; this is encoded by the coding sequence ATGACTAAATGGGTATATAGTTTCGGTGATGGAAAAGCAGAGGGAGATGCATCAATGAGAAACCTTCTAGGGGGAAAAGGCGCTAATTTAGCTGAAATGTCTAAAATTGGTATACCTGTACCTTTAGGCTTAACAATTACAACGGAAGTATGTACATATTATTATAAAAATGATTGTTCTTATCCAAAAGAGCTTGAAGCTGAATTAGAGCAAGCGATTAAAAATATCGAAGATAATTTAGGTAAAAAATTTGGTGACAAAGAAAATCCATTATTAGTATCTGTCAGATCAGGTGCAAGAGCGTCTATGCCTGGTATGATGGACACAGTTTTGAATTTAGGAATAAATGCAGAGATAGCAGATTCTATAGCAAAAAAAACTGGTAATGCCAGATTTGCCTATGACTCATATCGCCGTTTTATCCAAATGTATGCTGATGTAGTTTTAAATGTAGATCATTTTGAATTTGAGCAAATATTAGCAGATAAGAAGCGGGTTAAATCTGTAACTGAGGATATAGATTTAAAAGCAGAAGACTTAAAAGAGTTAGCGGAAGAGTTTAAAGAGAAAGTAGAAGAAATAACTGGTAATGTCTTCCCAGAAGATGCCAAAGAGCAATTATGGGGAGCTATTAGTGCGGTTTTTGATTCTTGGATGACTGACCGAGCAATTACCTATCGTAAGTTAAATGAAATACCACAAGAATGGGGTACTGCAGTAAATGTGCAATCAATGGTATTTGGTAATATGGGCGATGATTGTGCTACAGGTGTTGCTTTTACTAGAGACCCTTCAACTGGAGAGAAGTTATTTTATGGAGAATATCTAATAAATGCGCAAGGAGAAGATGTGGTGGCAGGAATTAGAACACCATGTCCTATTACTTTAGATTTGAAAAATAAGCAAAATAGTGAATTGCTTGCAATGGAAGAAGCTTTGCCAAATTTATATCAAGAATTAGTGGTCTTATATAAGAAGTTAGAAGCACATTATTGTGACATGCAAGATATAGAGTTTACTATTGAAAATAACAAATTGTGGATTTTACAAACCAGAAGTGGTAAAAGAACCGCGAAAGCTAGTATAAAAATAGCATCTGATATGTTAAAGGAGGGCCTTATTTCTGAAGAAGAGGCATTACTTAGAATTGATCCTCTTGCAATAGATCAGTTATTGCACCCAACTTTAGATCCAAATGACAAAAAAGAAGTAATTACCAAGGGTTTACCTGCATCACCAGGTGCGGCAGTGGGTAAAATAGTATTTTCAGCAGAAGATGCAGAGCATTTTAAACTAAAAAAAGAAGATGTTATTTTAGTTAGAATCGAAACAAGTCCAGAAGATATAAGTGGCATGCATGCATCCCAAGGAATTTTAACTGCAAGAGGAGGTATGACCTCACATGCTGCGGTTGTGGCAAGAGGCATGGGTAAACCTTGCGTTAGTGGAGCGGGTGATTTGAAAATTGACCAAAAAAGTAAAACTTTACAAATTAAAGATTTTACTTTCAAAGAAGGTGATTACTTAACTATAAATGGCGCCACCGGTGAGGTTATGCCAGGTAAGGTTAAGACTATAGAAGCCAATTTATCTGATGATTTTAATCAGATCATGATACTTGCAGATAAATATCGCAGATTGCAAATTAGAACTAATGCTGAAACACCAGTAGATTGTGCAAAAGCAATAAAATTTGGTGCTGAGGGTATTGGTCTATGTAGAACTGAGCATATGTTCTTTGAAGGTGATCGTATAGTTGCAGTTAGGGAGATGATTTTAGCTAATAATTTAGAAGGCAGAAAGCATGCTTTAGCAAAATTATTACCTATGCAGATTAAAGATTTTACACAAATTTTTGCTATTATGGAGAATAAGGCAGTAAATATTAGGTTGTTAGATCCACCATTACATGAGTTTTTACCACATACTGAAAGTGAAATAGCGGAAGTTGCCAGAGTTTCTGGAATGGAAGAAAGTAAGCTTAAGGATAGAATGAAATTATTGAGTGAATCTAATCCTATGCTAGGTCATAGAGGTTGTAGATTAGGTATAACTTATCCAGAAATTTATGAAATGCAGGCTAGAGCAATTTTTGTAGCAGCAATCACAAGTAAAACTAAAGCAAATATAGAAATTATGGTGCCTTTAATTTTTAGTGCTAGAGAGCTTAAGATATTAAAGGAGATAATTTTAAATGTAGCTAAGGAAGTTTTAACTGAATATAAAGCTGAGCTAAATTTTAAAATAGGTACCATGATAGAGTTACCAAGAGCAGCTCTTAGAGCTGGAGAAATCGCGGAAGAAGCAGAATATTTTAGCTTTGGTACAAATGATTTGACTCAAACTACATATGGTATGTCTAGAGATGATAGTAGCTCTTTTATTTCTGAATATATTGAGAAAAAAATAATAGAACAAGATCCATTTGTAAGGTTAGATGAAGATGGTGTTGGAGAATTATTGAAGATTGCAGCAGAAAGGGGACGAAAAACTAGGAGCAACATTAAATTAGGAATTTGTGGCGAACATGGAGGAGATCCAAAATCAATAGAATTATGTGATAAATTAGGTTTTGACTATGTATCATGTTCACCATATAGAGTTCCTATAGCGAGATTAGCAGCTAGTATTTCTGCAATTAAAAACAAGAAATTAAACTAA